From Desulfosalsimonas propionicica, the proteins below share one genomic window:
- the cobA gene encoding uroporphyrinogen-III C-methyltransferase, whose protein sequence is MTGKVYLIGAGPGDPGLITRKGIDCIAAADVVVYDYLASAELLKYARADAELIYVGKKGGDHTLNQEGINALLVKKAGAGRVVARLKGGDPFIFGRGGEEIEELVAAGLAFEVVPGVTSAVAAPAYAGIPLTHRQFASCVTFITGHEDPDKTESMLNWQALADTGGTLVFFMGVKNLPNIVEKLWQSGKDPKTPAALVRWGTTAGQQTVSGTLETICGKVAAAGLKAPCIIVIGEVVSLREKMQWFENRPLFGRRIVVTRARKQASDLVERLSQMGAACLEMPVIEIEPAKDLSALDAAIENISGYDWLVFTSVNGVDAFFTRLQGLGYDTRVLGRIRTAAIGPATAKRMNDNGLNADIIPESYRAESVVSAFAGQNVSGKKFLLPRAEGARPVLPEELSKMGASVDEILSYRAVQGQAEAKDLAEALKSGRVDMVTFTSSSTVKNFMALLPESMAKQLLSGTTLAAIGPITAQTASDMGLEMDVIADEYTIDGLCKAIAAYYQKKTAV, encoded by the coding sequence ATGACCGGCAAGGTTTATCTGATCGGCGCCGGCCCGGGAGATCCGGGCCTGATCACCCGCAAGGGAATCGATTGCATTGCCGCAGCAGACGTGGTGGTATACGATTACCTGGCATCTGCCGAACTGCTCAAATACGCCCGGGCTGATGCAGAGCTGATCTACGTGGGAAAAAAGGGCGGGGATCACACCCTCAACCAGGAGGGCATCAATGCCTTGCTGGTAAAAAAAGCCGGGGCCGGCAGGGTGGTGGCCCGGCTAAAAGGGGGAGATCCGTTTATTTTCGGCCGTGGCGGCGAGGAAATCGAGGAGCTGGTGGCAGCCGGTCTGGCATTCGAAGTGGTGCCAGGGGTGACATCCGCGGTGGCCGCACCCGCATATGCGGGCATCCCCCTGACCCATAGACAGTTTGCCTCGTGCGTGACCTTTATCACCGGCCACGAAGACCCGGATAAGACCGAATCCATGCTCAACTGGCAGGCCCTGGCAGACACCGGCGGAACCCTGGTGTTTTTCATGGGGGTCAAGAACCTGCCCAATATCGTGGAAAAACTTTGGCAATCCGGAAAAGACCCCAAAACTCCGGCAGCACTTGTGAGATGGGGCACCACAGCCGGCCAGCAGACGGTTTCCGGAACCCTTGAGACCATCTGCGGCAAGGTGGCCGCAGCCGGTCTGAAAGCACCTTGTATCATCGTGATCGGAGAGGTGGTCAGCCTGCGCGAAAAAATGCAGTGGTTTGAAAACAGGCCCCTGTTTGGCCGGCGGATCGTGGTGACCCGGGCCAGAAAACAGGCAAGTGACCTTGTGGAAAGACTATCGCAAATGGGAGCAGCCTGCCTGGAAATGCCGGTGATTGAAATCGAGCCGGCCAAAGACCTGTCTGCCCTGGATGCAGCCATTGAAAACATCAGCGGATATGACTGGCTCGTGTTTACCAGTGTCAACGGGGTGGACGCATTTTTCACCCGCCTGCAGGGCCTGGGATATGACACCCGGGTCCTGGGCCGCATCCGGACTGCGGCCATCGGACCGGCCACAGCAAAGCGCATGAATGACAACGGGTTAAACGCGGATATCATACCCGAAAGCTACCGGGCCGAGTCCGTGGTCAGCGCCTTTGCCGGCCAGAATGTTTCCGGCAAAAAATTTCTGCTGCCCCGGGCCGAAGGGGCGCGGCCGGTGCTGCCTGAAGAACTTTCAAAAATGGGAGCCAGCGTGGATGAGATCCTTTCCTACCGCGCCGTACAGGGACAGGCCGAAGCCAAAGACCTGGCCGAAGCCCTGAAATCCGGCCGGGTGGATATGGTCACCTTTACCAGCTCCTCCACGGTGAAAAACTTCATGGCCCTTTTGCCGGAATCCATGGCAAAGCAGCTGCTTTCCGGCACCACCCTGGCCGCAATCGGCCCGATTACAGCCCAAACCGCTTCTGATATGGGCCTTGAAATGGACGTGATTGCAGACGAATACACCATTGACGGTCTCTGCAAAGCCATCGCGGCCTATTACCAAAAAAAAACGGCGGTCTGA
- the hemC gene encoding hydroxymethylbilane synthase → MTSGTIRIGTRGSQLALWQANWVKHQIQAHHPEISVELAVIKTSGDKILDVPLAKVGGKGLFVKEIEEALLAEDIHMAVHSMKDMPGEIPEGLCIAAIPVRENPCDALIARNVTKIEDLPQGASIGTSSLRRGSQMLYLRPDLDIRPLRGNIDTRIKKLESENLDAVILAAAGMMRLGFGDQITAKIDPQTLMPAVGQGALCIEARKNDAETADLLSAIHHPDTACTVLAERAFLKRLQGGCQVPIAAFAQKQGRQLTINAMVAEIDGSVMYREQMQGTADDPEKLGTAVAGRLIDRGAGDIVQRLIEEARQT, encoded by the coding sequence ATGACTTCCGGGACCATACGAATCGGCACCCGCGGCAGCCAGCTTGCCCTCTGGCAGGCCAACTGGGTAAAGCATCAAATCCAGGCTCATCATCCTGAAATTTCCGTGGAACTGGCGGTCATCAAGACCAGCGGGGACAAGATCCTGGATGTGCCCCTGGCCAAAGTGGGCGGCAAGGGGCTTTTTGTCAAGGAAATCGAGGAAGCCCTGCTGGCAGAAGACATCCACATGGCCGTGCACAGCATGAAGGACATGCCCGGGGAAATCCCAGAAGGCCTCTGCATTGCCGCCATTCCGGTGCGGGAAAACCCTTGTGACGCCTTAATTGCCAGAAACGTCACCAAGATCGAAGACCTTCCTCAAGGGGCATCCATCGGCACCAGCAGTCTGCGCCGGGGCTCCCAGATGCTTTACCTCCGGCCGGACCTGGATATCCGTCCGCTGCGCGGCAACATTGACACCCGGATCAAAAAACTGGAATCCGAAAACCTGGATGCCGTGATTCTGGCCGCAGCAGGCATGATGCGCCTGGGCTTCGGGGACCAAATCACCGCAAAAATCGATCCCCAAACCCTGATGCCAGCGGTAGGCCAGGGCGCTTTGTGCATCGAAGCCCGCAAAAACGACGCTGAAACAGCCGATCTGCTCTCAGCCATTCATCATCCGGATACGGCATGCACCGTGCTGGCAGAGCGCGCTTTTTTAAAACGCCTCCAGGGCGGATGCCAGGTGCCCATTGCCGCGTTTGCACAGAAACAGGGCCGGCAACTGACAATCAACGCCATGGTGGCTGAAATCGATGGTTCGGTGATGTACCGCGAGCAGATGCAGGGCACGGCCGATGATCCCGAAAAATTGGGAACCGCCGTGGCCGGGCGCTTAATTGACCGCGGCGCCGGCGATATCGTCCAACGGCTCATAGAGGAGGCCCGGCAAACATGA
- a CDS encoding FmdB family zinc ribbon protein produces the protein MPIYEYYCQKCDKTFETLILGKETPACPDCGTEEVQRRLSACGFVSKGEGGQTVSASAGSACGGCASTSCGSCGI, from the coding sequence ATGCCCATTTATGAATATTATTGTCAGAAATGCGACAAAACCTTTGAAACCCTGATTTTGGGAAAGGAAACCCCGGCCTGCCCGGACTGCGGCACCGAAGAGGTCCAAAGGCGCCTTTCGGCCTGCGGTTTTGTAAGCAAGGGCGAGGGCGGCCAGACCGTGAGTGCCTCAGCAGGCTCGGCCTGCGGGGGATGTGCATCCACCAGCTGCGGCAGCTGCGGCATATGA
- a CDS encoding tetratricopeptide repeat protein, producing the protein MSDTSASAHRSQTSSSAFLLSQSGVGEPLPAHGPATDQAAARTLEALTSLPDAAISPGRLMEAAAGRLANTNLFSVMVLRMDDFAAHPEPETLALDTAAAVRQTCRQHEGFWGVFDEDKLACFFPGMDEAGALELACGLQEQIKRQQARSLTIGIAAYPALDFDRAEILINAQKALEHAEFFGPGSTTAFDAVSLNISGDKYYQAGDIDGAVFEFKRALAMDPKNVNVYNSLGVCHGVRQELDAALECFVRAAELDPGEVMALYNAGYAHMCLDDHEKALKYFSGAEQIDPEVFEVAFQTGRVYLEANDLENALQYLERAVALNQKSGIAYRYLADCYLHLGRDTDATAAYKTALKLRPDDAEALSALGWLYDKQGRNADIALMFCRRAAEMAPDNGLFRYRLGRVYFQQNEPEKALAEFEAASACGYDASEDIARIGQIAEGPDTDRQARA; encoded by the coding sequence ATGAGCGACACCAGTGCCTCTGCACACCGCAGCCAGACTTCAAGCAGTGCATTTCTGCTGTCCCAGAGCGGGGTGGGCGAACCTTTGCCCGCCCACGGACCGGCAACAGACCAGGCCGCTGCCCGGACCCTTGAAGCCCTGACCAGCCTTCCGGATGCTGCCATATCCCCGGGCCGGCTTATGGAAGCAGCCGCCGGCCGGCTGGCGAACACAAATTTGTTTTCCGTGATGGTTCTGCGCATGGACGATTTTGCCGCACACCCGGAGCCGGAAACCCTGGCCCTGGACACGGCCGCGGCCGTGAGACAGACTTGCCGGCAGCACGAAGGATTCTGGGGGGTATTTGACGAGGACAAACTGGCCTGTTTTTTTCCTGGCATGGATGAAGCCGGCGCCCTTGAACTGGCCTGCGGCCTGCAGGAACAAATAAAACGTCAGCAGGCCCGGAGTCTGACCATCGGCATTGCCGCCTATCCCGCCCTGGATTTTGACCGGGCCGAAATTCTGATCAACGCCCAAAAAGCCCTGGAGCATGCCGAATTTTTCGGGCCGGGCAGCACCACGGCCTTTGACGCGGTCAGCCTCAACATATCCGGGGACAAGTATTACCAGGCCGGCGATATTGACGGGGCGGTTTTTGAATTCAAACGCGCCCTTGCCATGGACCCGAAAAATGTGAATGTCTACAACAGCCTGGGGGTGTGCCACGGGGTCAGACAGGAACTGGATGCGGCCCTGGAATGCTTTGTCCGTGCAGCCGAGCTGGACCCCGGAGAGGTAATGGCATTGTATAATGCCGGTTACGCGCATATGTGCCTGGACGATCATGAAAAAGCCCTCAAATATTTCTCCGGCGCGGAACAGATCGATCCGGAAGTCTTTGAGGTGGCGTTTCAGACCGGCCGGGTATACCTGGAAGCCAATGATCTGGAAAATGCGCTGCAATACCTGGAAAGGGCCGTGGCTTTAAACCAAAAATCCGGGATTGCATACCGATACCTGGCAGACTGTTACCTGCACCTTGGGCGGGACACGGATGCTACGGCCGCCTATAAAACCGCCTTGAAACTCCGGCCTGATGACGCTGAAGCCCTGTCTGCCCTGGGCTGGCTTTATGACAAACAGGGCAGAAACGCTGATATTGCCCTGATGTTCTGCCGCCGGGCGGCTGAAATGGCCCCGGACAACGGGCTGTTCCGGTACCGGCTGGGGCGGGTTTATTTCCAGCAAAACGAGCCGGAAAAGGCCCTGGCTGAATTTGAAGCCGCAAGCGCCTGCGGATATGACGCATCTGAGGACATCGCCCGGATCGGACAGATCGCCGAAGGCCCGGACACGGACCGGCAGGCCCGGGCATAG
- the selA gene encoding L-seryl-tRNA(Sec) selenium transferase, which translates to MSGKNDQVLPNDRQAQLRRLPSVESMLEAAAEDPQLADAPRSVVKSAVRRVLDAIRKDLVSRTPPADDPGISKQAIFRQIRNEIQSAMAENLTHVINATGVVVHTNLGRSILSQKAMAHMTAAAGRYSNLEFNLAEGRRGSRYEIVEDLICELTGAEAAMAVNNNAGAVLLCLDTVARGREVVVSRGELVEIGGAFRIPDVMAKSGAILREVGTTNRTHRRDYESAISENTGLLLKVHTSNYGIVGFTASVGLKDMAQMGKQAGVPVMEDLGSGTLVDFSRYGLSREPTVQESVAAGADIVTFSGDKLLGGPQAGIIAGSGPVMEKIKKNPLTRALRIDKLTLAALESTLRAYRDEASAMQTIPTLYMLTCPLADIREKAKRLTGLLGQINDDRLTCRIIDSASRAGGGSLPLLELPTRCVAISIKDMSAARMDQGLRQQRPAVTGRIESDTFLVDLRTVLSDEVEMISRAVNLLLSGSSS; encoded by the coding sequence ATGTCCGGAAAAAACGACCAAGTCCTTCCCAATGACCGGCAGGCCCAGCTGCGGCGCCTGCCCTCGGTGGAATCCATGCTGGAGGCCGCAGCCGAAGATCCGCAGCTGGCCGACGCCCCCAGGTCGGTTGTCAAATCCGCCGTGCGCCGGGTCCTGGATGCCATTCGCAAAGACCTTGTTTCCCGGACCCCTCCGGCCGATGATCCGGGTATTTCCAAACAAGCCATTTTCCGCCAGATCCGGAACGAAATCCAGTCGGCCATGGCCGAAAACCTCACCCATGTGATCAATGCCACGGGCGTGGTGGTGCACACCAATCTGGGCCGTTCAATTTTGTCGCAAAAAGCCATGGCGCACATGACCGCCGCGGCCGGCCGGTACTCCAACCTGGAATTCAACCTGGCCGAAGGCAGGCGGGGATCGCGCTACGAAATCGTGGAGGACCTCATCTGCGAACTCACCGGGGCAGAGGCTGCCATGGCGGTCAACAACAACGCCGGGGCCGTGCTTTTGTGCCTGGACACCGTGGCAAGGGGCCGGGAGGTGGTGGTATCCAGGGGAGAACTGGTGGAAATCGGCGGCGCCTTCCGGATTCCGGATGTCATGGCCAAAAGCGGGGCCATCCTCCGGGAGGTGGGCACCACCAATCGCACCCATCGCCGGGACTATGAATCGGCCATCAGCGAAAACACCGGCCTTCTGCTAAAGGTGCACACCAGCAACTACGGCATTGTCGGCTTTACTGCAAGCGTTGGCCTAAAGGACATGGCTCAGATGGGCAAACAGGCCGGGGTGCCCGTGATGGAGGACCTGGGCTCCGGCACCCTGGTGGATTTTTCCAGATACGGACTTTCCCGGGAACCCACGGTGCAGGAGTCCGTAGCCGCCGGGGCCGATATTGTAACCTTCAGCGGCGACAAACTCCTGGGCGGGCCCCAGGCCGGAATTATCGCAGGCTCCGGGCCGGTCATGGAAAAAATCAAAAAAAACCCTCTGACCCGGGCCCTGCGCATTGACAAGCTCACCCTGGCCGCGCTGGAAAGCACCCTGCGCGCCTACCGGGATGAAGCTTCGGCCATGCAGACCATTCCCACGTTGTACATGCTCACCTGCCCCCTGGCCGACATCCGGGAAAAGGCCAAGCGCCTTACCGGGCTTCTGGGGCAGATCAACGATGATCGGCTCACTTGCCGGATCATTGATTCGGCATCCAGGGCCGGGGGCGGATCGCTTCCTTTGCTGGAACTGCCCACCCGGTGCGTGGCCATTTCCATCAAAGACATGTCCGCGGCCCGGATGGATCAAGGCCTGCGCCAACAACGGCCTGCTGTTACCGGCCGCATCGAGTCAGATACTTTTCTTGTGGACCTGAGAACCGTATTGTCCGACGAAGTTGAAATGATTTCACGGGCTGTGAACCTTTTGCTGTCAGGGAGTTCTTCATGA
- the ahcY gene encoding adenosylhomocysteinase, translated as MDTGKNYEVKDISLAGQGARNMELAELNMGALLEVRKRFSSEKPLSGIRVGLALHVTKETGILVRTLIAGGADVAITGCNPLSTQDDVAAALAEEGVRVWAYKGETTEDYYRYINNVIDFKPHITIDDGCDLVSEIHKNHPHLLPEIICGCEETTTGIIRLKAMEKAGVLKYPMIAVNDNKTKHMVDNYYGTGQSSIDGILRATNLLYAGKTFVVCGYGSCGKGVAERARGLGANVIVTEVDNFRALQAHYDGYRVMKTADAAKIGDVFCTVTGNKHVINIEHMKQMKNGAILANSGHFDNELQLESLRKAASSVRQVRPFMDEFVIDDKKLFVLGEGRLVNLAAAEGHPSEVMSTSFCGQALACEYGVKNKDRLEDRVLKLPEELDDQIAGLQLKAMGVEIDEFTQEQKDYLDSWEEGT; from the coding sequence ATGGACACCGGAAAAAACTATGAAGTCAAAGACATTTCCCTGGCGGGCCAGGGCGCCCGCAACATGGAACTGGCCGAACTCAATATGGGTGCCCTACTTGAAGTGCGCAAGCGCTTTTCCAGCGAAAAGCCCCTGTCGGGCATCCGGGTGGGCCTGGCCCTGCACGTGACCAAGGAAACCGGCATACTGGTGCGCACCCTGATCGCAGGGGGCGCAGATGTGGCCATCACCGGGTGCAACCCCCTTTCCACCCAGGATGACGTGGCCGCAGCCCTGGCCGAGGAAGGCGTGCGCGTCTGGGCCTACAAGGGCGAAACCACGGAGGACTATTACCGCTACATCAACAATGTCATTGATTTCAAACCCCATATAACCATTGACGACGGCTGTGACCTGGTATCGGAGATCCACAAAAATCACCCCCATCTGCTCCCGGAAATCATCTGCGGCTGCGAGGAAACCACAACCGGCATCATCCGCCTCAAGGCCATGGAAAAAGCCGGTGTTTTAAAATACCCCATGATTGCCGTCAACGACAACAAGACCAAGCACATGGTGGACAACTATTACGGCACCGGCCAGTCCAGCATTGACGGCATCCTCCGGGCCACCAACCTGCTGTATGCCGGAAAAACATTTGTGGTCTGCGGCTACGGCAGCTGCGGCAAGGGGGTGGCCGAGCGCGCCAGGGGCCTGGGCGCAAACGTTATTGTCACCGAGGTTGATAATTTCCGGGCCCTGCAGGCGCACTATGACGGCTACCGGGTCATGAAGACGGCAGATGCCGCCAAAATCGGGGATGTTTTCTGCACGGTGACAGGAAATAAGCACGTCATCAACATCGAGCACATGAAGCAGATGAAAAACGGCGCAATCCTGGCCAACTCCGGCCATTTTGACAACGAACTCCAACTGGAATCCCTGCGCAAAGCCGCTTCCTCCGTCCGTCAGGTGCGTCCCTTTATGGATGAATTCGTGATAGACGACAAAAAACTTTTCGTGCTGGGAGAAGGCCGGCTGGTAAACCTGGCGGCAGCCGAGGGCCATCCCAGCGAGGTCATGTCCACCTCCTTCTGCGGCCAGGCCCTGGCCTGCGAATACGGAGTCAAGAACAAAGACAGGCTTGAAGACCGGGTCCTGAAACTCCCCGAAGAACTCGACGACCAGATCGCAGGTCTGCAACTTAAAGCCATGGGCGTGGAAATCGACGAATTTACCCAGGAGCAGAAAGATTACCTTGACAGCTGGGAAGAAGGCACCTAA